The genomic interval AATGAGTCTCCTCACAATCTATGTCTTATGCCTTCCCAAACCATATAGGCAAACGACGAAAATCCAATCCAAAACCCCTTGTTCTGAGTGAAGCTAGAAAGCAGTTAATGATCTACAGACTACCTCAGGTCCTCCGGCTGCACCTTAAAAGATTCAGGTGAGCTTGCTCTGGGGCATCCCACGTGGCTGTGAGCTGTGGGAATAGCTACTTCAAAGGCTTTGGCGAAGGCAGATGTCTTCTTCGGTGTTGGGAGGAGAAGCCTGTTCCCTAGAGGCCTCACGCTTTCCATGGAGTGTATGGTTCATGCCCAGTGAAGCAAGCTGATGTCGGGGGCCAGGACTGGGCTTCTGCTCTCATGGTCCTATTTAATCAGCTAGCCTGCACTTGGGTGTCTGTGCTTGAACATTTCCTAGCCTCGCTTGGGCTTTTATAGATTCATCTTCAGAATAAAGTAAGAGATAATCTGTGAAAAGGAGGGCAGGAGGTAAAGTACAAAAAGAGTATTGCCTGAATTGCTTGTTCAGGGATTTCTAGTTTCAGAGAACATGCAATATTCACAGGAAATATATGTGAACATTGATTACCACTGTCTTGttgtgaaagaaaagcaaatccaGAAGGTTAAATGTTCTCCGTTCCCTGTTTTACCTACCTCTGCCTCTGATCACACAGGCCATTTCTTACTAGTAAGAAGTTTATATCCATGTTCTAGGTGGTCTGGCCGTAATCACCGAGAGAAGATTGGGGTCCATGTCGTCTTTGACCAGGTATTAACCATGGAACCTTACTGCTGCAGGGACATGCTCTCCTCTCTTGACAAAGAGACCTTTGCCTATGATCTCTCCGCAGTGGTCATGCATCACGGGAAAGGGTTTGGCTCAGGACACTACACAGCCTATTGCTACAACACAGAGGGAGGTGCGTGCGCTTTACTCTGTGGGACGGGGGACACAAAAAAGGGTTGGTTTGTccacatttcattccttttatttaatcTATAGGGGGATATTACATACATTAAAATCCAGTGGAAAGAATTACGAAAGATGGATTCAAATTTTGGATATATCACTAAGTAACAACATTTGATTGTTCTAAGAATTGACAGGAACTAACAAGTAAAAGTGCTGAGCACCGTGTCTAGTATGTAATGGTCAGTTAATGTTAGAGGTTATTGTTGTTACTAATACTTCTGCTGCAGACTTCAGTTTCATTCTTGGTTTTGCAGAAACAATATGACCCATCTAACTTCATGGAATCTCACTAGCCTCAGCTCATAACAAAGCTGAggacacttactgagcacttactaaaaAGGCCCTTCCCAAGGAGCCTTCAGTCCTTGCCCTCAGAGCAGAGCCTCCCAGCTACCGCGCTGAGGCAGGTGGGCTGCGAATGTGTTTTCAGTAGTGTACCCATCCTGAACCTCTCAGCCCTTGGGGTAGCCAGAGGGAGCctgtaaaaaataactttttattcctTCTAAGTGTTCCTTTATCACTTCTCTCTATTTACActccccctctcttcctcctccttttcccatcTCTTAGCCCCCAGTCTCCTGTCTTTGTAGAAAACCCTAATGGGCAGTGAAGAAgactgaatgaaatgaaatgagggCAAAAATTATAGTCGGTCGATACTGCAAGCAGTATTGTGGTGGGGCTTGCGGGGTTAAAACCCAGTGGTTTCAGGGAAGTCTGTTGgtttcatttacttttctcttcGTCCACCACCAACAATCAAGGGTTGGATCTATTCAGAGCTCCTCTGTCCCTTTCCTCATCTCCTTGTTTGCCTGGTGACTGAAATATAAGTTGGGtagtcattttctctctttctttcatttggtTTCCTAGGTTTTTGGGTCCACTGCAATGACTCAAAGCTGAATGTATGCAGTGTCGAGGAAGTGTGCAAAACTCAAGCCTACATCCTTTTTTACACTCAAAGAACAGTTCAGGGCAATGCAAGAATCTCAGAAACCCAACTCCAAACTCAGGTGCAGTCCAGCAACAACGATGAGGGCAGACCACGGACCTTCCCCTGAATGGGAGGCACGTATCGAGGACTGGCTTGCTTTTAAACTCTTGGTTTCTATACATCTTTCCTCGTATAGGAAATAAGGTTTACTGCAGGAACAGATTACTAGGTTTGCGTCACTGGGTCTAGAGCAGAAGGTGCCAGGTGACTCGTGTGCTATCATAAAATTTGTAGCAACTTTCTTTTAAATGGGTTTAGAAATTCCCTCCTTCGTTAAAACAAATCAAAAGGAGTAACTTCTATGAAGACTCTTCCATCAGTTGCTTCTGAATATAGAGGGATCTGGGTGGAGGAAAGAGGGAGTAAATTAGTCATATCCAGCCATGTTCTTTCTATTACATGATTCCCCTGCTAATCAGGACTCTTGCAGCACCAGAAGAACCCTCCTGATGTGAGCAGCCCTCGACAGAGCACGCAAGGAGGGGCCCTGGGCTGGCAGCTTGCTGGATAGGATTGGTTCCAAGGCGGAAGGTGAAGTCTAAGGATTTTTTCCTACAAAGGAAGTAGCCCTCAAGGGTTAAAAATCTGCAGACTTCCTTTTTTAGGGGATAGCAGTTGAAGAATGGAATGAGATGCATGGAGGAAATTTCTCCATGTGAAATGGGAGGTTTTTCATGTGTCATACTCTCCCTGGCTGCTGCTGTCATTTAATCATACCACATCTTCTGAGATGGCATGAACATCCCTTCATTCTAAAGAAGGAGCAGTTCACATGGGGAAGCAAGAAACTGGTACATGACATGTTCTCTGTGGCACACTGAGCCTAAGGGCACTCCTGGCTACCTAGTTCTGTAGCAAATCCCTGGTTCAGGTCTAGGGCAAGCACATAGTTTGGTTTAAATTGGTCTTTGGGTCAGTTGTCTGAGGCCTTCTCAGAActcagttgggggtgggggtgggggatagcCAGTGGCCCAGGGCTTATCTAAATGCCCGTCACCCATTTCACCCTGGTGCAGCATGCAGCTTTTCTTAACCTGCAGCTTATTTCCTGTTCACAAGATGTGGgagcttttgcttttctaaggCTTAGGAATCCTCCTCCTGTATGTCTGAACAGTTTATTGTTGACAGTCCTGGCCTGTTTCCTCCAAAATCTGCTAATCCCTACTGTTTCTTTACCCACCCACACTCAAtccatcagagaaaaaaaagcaagagtgCCCTGTCCTTAACTCCAGTGCTAGtaaaatatatctttcttttttaaactgggTCAGTTTCTAAGTGGCATGAAATTGCCCAGATGGAAACTCTCTGCCCTATCAGGCACCACTGAATTTCCCTTCTCAGTCCTTCGCTTAGACTCACTAGTAAAAGTGAATGCAAACCGTAACTCTCACTGTGGGAGTGCTGCAGCCCGCCTCAGCCTGTCACTCTGAATGCTCATCTTTTGACTGAGTATGTCATACTAACATTTCAATTCAGGTAGAAGTACAGTTGCCACGTGAAGAGGATGGATGTGAAGGGAGTTTGGGGAGGGATGGGAAGTTGGGAAAAGAAAGGCTAAAGAATGAGATTCAAAGGTTTAGCAATGTTGAGGAACCACATTTCCCAAGCAGATCTGTAGCATTTGCTGTTGACCTCTTTTGAGATGAATTCTCCCATAGGACCTGCCAGACAGCACTGAGACTTGGAGGAAATCAGACAGAAAATGGCTCACCCTGATAAGGAAGAGGAGtgactatattttaaattaaacttgcTTTTTCCAACACTGTGAGGTTTCTGTAATATTTAGCTTTTATTTGGAAGCGATAGCGTATGGCATTTTTTATGCTATTTGGTTTATATTGTCTACTGCAGGCTTCTTTGTACAAGCTTGGCCCGggcttaccctcacctggacactgtTTTAAAGTGTCACAGCTGCCCATGCTGTCAGACGCTCTGATGTGAGGCTGTATCCTCTAGATCCACATTTTTAAGTTGGCATGATTGGTGATGACTTTTGGTGGCAAGAGAAAAGCGCATTAACTCAAAAAAACCCAAGGAGagtaaaaagggaaggaaaatataaattgtgCCTCATCTTTCATTGAATGCTATATTTATTATTCTAGAAAAAGAGAACTTACAAATGGAGAAGTACTAATAGAGCATCTACTTCATCCCTCAGGCTGTCCaggggaaaacaagaaaaataaacatctaatagaaaattaaaagatcttcaaatttaattcttaaaaatagttttataccAAGTATTAAGGATTATTAAGCAAAGGACTTGGTAAAATAAGTGCTTAAATTAGCTGAGCACACATTGTATCAAATtaacaaaatcatttaaaatgagtTGGAATAGAAACCAATACCTCAATGAGCTGCACACACTTGAAGGTGCCCCTGCAGTGAGACACCTCAGGTACCCAGAGGCAGCAGCACTAGACGCTGTTGAGAAGTTAGTATTTATGGagattttaattaaagaaaagagtTTCCTGCTGCATAAGCCAATGGCTGTTGTGAGGGAAATGTCCCTTTGcctttaatttatttacatactGGAAGTAGATGAATTTCTTAGTTGCATCTTACTTTAAGTCGAAACAttgtaaagagaagaaaataagaaccGGGTAGAAGTTGACTAGATGCTGCCAAATCAAACCCAAGATCTCCTAACTGAACCTTACGAGCCTGCTTCTTTCCCAGACAAGTAGTTGGAGTCCCGTTCTAGGAACCCTTTGTAGTTGGCTGGTGTGTTTACTTTTTGCTGTAGCCAGCCAAGGTGAATGCACCCTGGCCCCTCAAAAAGGATTTTACCTCAATCTAGCTTGACCCTCATACTTGTGGTTGCCTCTGAGAGCATCCATgctagtgtttgttttttttaaaaaaaaaaaaaaaaaaaaaaaaaaaaaaaaaaagattaggaatGCCCTCAATGGCCAAGAACTGAACTCTTATTTAAAGGTGGGCAGACCTCTTGCCTGCTTTGATCCAGTCCCTCTCAGGCTGATGGGGGCAGTGCCACACTGTAAAGAATTTCCAGATGTCTCTTACAATGTCATGAATAAAATTGGAAACTATAGAAGTGTTAATGTGTCCTATGGACTCAATagcagagtttatttttgtttttaatggcaaGGCTTCTAGAGTCAATGATTGTATGAGTTCCCCGCTCAGGCTATGCTTACAGTTCCATCAGAGTGCAAGAACTAATGAGGTGGGTTGACTGGCAGTGGAGCATGGCCCTAGCCAGGTCCCAGCGTAAACACAAGAGAGGTCAACAGTAGTACAGAATGAAAACCTGGTTGGGTGTTTGGGGTTGGGAtgtgggtgggcagggagggagaaatggagtTTGTTTTACTTACTGATAAAGCTTTGTGAACTAATTTTATACAATTCATAAAATTTGGTGCCTTGTACCCAATTATGGTTTGCATGGGATTGAAAAGATTAAGGGAAAGGATTCCTTCTTGTCGTTTCAAGTGGCAAATGGATCTGTATAGTGTAAAGGACATTTGGTGTCagactttttaaaagcatttcataTCTTGTGTGTGTAAAAGCAAATTATTCTTACCAGCAAGTTCTGAAATTTTAATTGTAATATCCAAAATCTTTGTGTTTGATTATTCATCAGTGTCTCCTTTTCAAGGCAGACTATGTACCCCATTCTTTTTTACCACCCCTTTTATGTTCCAATCATTAGCTCAGGCCTTTTTAAAATCAGGCTGGGAGGGCTACCCCTTCCTAAACATATACTGTATTCCTATCTGGGATTATATCTTATAAGTGGAAGGGCTGCTTTTCCAGCTGGTTGGGAGAGCACAAATATTCAGAAAAGGGTCTTTTAGTTTTTCTAATGCTGGGCAACGTATGGTAGAAGTCAAACAGAAATGGTTCCTCCTGAAATGGTACCTTCATTAGTTCTGAAGTTCTTTTGCACAAAATTTCAGGAAGCAGTGTAGAACACAGTCCCCTATATGTGAAACTTTAGATTGTAAGGCAAGCCAGTGCACTGTGTAATATGCAAAAAAGAAGGCTCAAAGAACCCgtcccagctccccagccccactccctggCAGCTGCTGACTGGGATGGTGCTGAGTGGCTGTGGAAGGGGAAGAGACCCAGCCTGCTCACCTGCAGGGCTATAAACACAGCATGTTCCTTTTACTCCCACCTTAAGGTTTCCAAGACTTCACCAAAGGGTGTTTAAAAAGCTTACCACTCGAAGCACATATAATAATTGGATCCCTCAGCCTAATTAGGTGAGGGGGTTGTATCTTTGGAATAAAACCTCCCATGGCCACTTAGTTTCTTTACCAGGTAAGTATGAATCTCCCTGGTGGTTCAGATTCTTTTTTGAAGTTAGCACTAAAGCTGAAAAGCGCCTTCTGAATATGACTGtgagtttattttatatcttccACGTTTAAATTCACCATTTTCTTGGTCTAGGGCTTTGACTTTAACCACTGTGTACTCAACCCAAACACTGCTCTAAGTACACCATAGCCACTAGAGCATTGAAGTGAATGGTCATTTTTGTGGACTTTCTCCATACTGAATTCTGCTGGCATGTTTCTATTTCAAATCTAACTAGGTTGTGTAAGAGATTTTCATAGTACTGTCATACTATGTTATGTGTTTACATCCTGTCACATGGTGTTAACTAGCCTGGGCTAAACACCGTATGACAGGATGTGAAACAATTCCCTTGAGGAGAAATGTTGTGTTGAAATGATGAAAACCAGCACTTTCATTTATGGAATAATTATTCATCAGAATTTGAGGAAATTGTAGATTTGGTAGCTTTAATCTGCAAAATTCTTATCACTTTTGGGAATTAAGGCAGTTTAAATGAAACTTTACCTTACCAGCTTTATGGCTTTATAAACCAACAGTGGCACTGTTACTTGAAgctaaaacattaaattttaagtGAAACTTGAATTATGCTTTTGGAAGCTGCCATGTCTTTAATTTTGGCCAGATTTTGATTTTTagctttgaaaatttttatcaaaTAGAACTGTTCACAATTATGAATAGATCAGGTAGCAGACTTCAAGGATGTACATTTCACTCCTATAAAGAACAGGAGGTGCTGGTATTTCTAGTCTTAGCGCAGTGGTCTGATGCAGGCTGAAGGGATTTAAAAGTTTCCTTCCTGGTCACCATTTGCGGGGGTGATGGCTTTAAACCTAAGCCTTGCTCTACGTATGTTACCTTTCCTCATCAGATATGAACTTGTCAGAGCATCTGTGGTCCCCGTGTAGACTCTTAAAGGATCCTGCCTTCATGTTAAGCCAGCCACAGGCCTGAATTCATATAAGCTCAAACTCCTTCCTCCTGAGAGATGGGACCTCCTCCCTGATTAATGCTCATAAGAGAATGGTGCTTTTCTTTAACATATAAAAAATCTAATTCCCTAACAGCTTTCTTAACCACATTTATGCCAGCAGGATCAAGAAGgaccattttattctatttacctTTAGTGAACAGATTGCTAGAGACAACACCTGTCAACTAACAATTAGGCCACTGTGGTGCATTTATACTGACCCTCCTTTCCAATTCATGTCCTTTAATCCCATACCAGTTCCGTAAGAGACTCGGCACGGAAAAgtagtatgtattttttttaaatgcctagtAGAGCAAATCAACTAGAAAAATTGCCAAGGGGAGCCTGTCACTATGTCCACACCTTGCTAAGCCTATGTGATTCTTTCCATGCCAGTTCCTTACATATTCCATTTCCAAAGAACCCCACACTCCTGGACAGTGGCACTACCATGAATTTTAGGGTCAGAAAATAATCTATTTCCTTGTGAAGGAAGCAGCTTCCTCAAGCAGTGTCACTTCAGTGCCCACTGCCCAGGCTTACTTACCCCTTGCCTCTACCTGCACCTCACTGCCCTCAAATCCCACTGTACTACAGCAACAATGCCTCCCTGGTGCCTGGAAAACCCACCCAGTGCACTAAAATGCTATGCAACACCAAATGACTTCTTCCCTTAGTACTGCTCAAAAATGGAAATTCCTCAACAATATGCTTCATCCTATGCTAACATCAATGAACGGTGGctacagtttccttttcttttttaatatgaagCAAACCATCTCTGTTACAATCCATGTTTGGGGCTTGTTCCTGTCTCTCTCGAGTGTGAAATATAAATCatgtttttatgatttttgtaaATCTTGACTTTTTACACCTTGTTTTTGTAAGCCGAAGTttcttattaaaagaataaaatggctgTCTTTGTGTACAGtctttatttgttaaaatacCATTAGAATATTCCTCAGGACAAGAGCAAAGATCATCCCCTGCAGAAACTTTGGAACTATGTACAGAACTTTACAGAACACAGGACAACACTTTAGCTGAACCCTACCTGCTGACCAGAGAAGGGTGTTCTGAGTGGACtcagcaaagaaaaggaaatcaagcaGGGAAGGAAAGGTGCCCATCTGAATCAAACTTCAGCCACCATCAGGGCAAGTCTTGTGACGGTCACAGATCGGAGGCTCTGTTTTTGGAAGGTTCGAGTACAGCACGGGTTCCATGTGTCTGCAGTCAGACAACACGTGGcattagaaatgtaaaatcacTAGAGGGAAATTGGTAAGAGACTCATCCCTTGGAACATCTGGAGACACATCTAACTAGGAATAGCCAAGGGTTTTACATCAAGTCTCTTATCTATTATTTTGTGAATAGCtgatataaattatttcttatcCCAGTCTCTAGGACTCCTAAAACAGGCAGAACATTGGTTAATGCTTACCTTTACGCCTACACCCCAGGCTGAGGTGCCATTAGGTCAATGTCACTCAAATTCCTGGCCAGCCAAACTCCGGCAGCAAAGAGTCCCAAATTGAGGATCAAGTTCCTGGAAAAAATGCATCCCTTTAACCCTGTGGTCACTGAGTCACGTGTCTTTGGTCAGTAAAAgatgggctggggggtggggggaagcttcccATCACCACCCTGGAAACCGCCCCCTCCCAAGGCAAAAACACTTTAGAATCGCAAGAGCATCGATCGTTACATAATAGGTTGCCCAAGACCCACATGGTTATTTAAGGTTCGTTTCTACGTCTAGTAAGAGTAGGGTCAAATGCAAAACCCAATTAAGTACTCGTCCAGGGCCGAAAAGCCTGTTTACGTGTTGGCGCCTCCTCTCCCCGGGTCTCCGGGGGCAGGGTGAGATTCTCTAGACAGAGCCCGGTGACTGAAAGGAGCGCTCTGGCCGCACGGGAACTCTCCCGGTCAAGGACCTCAGCAAAGCACAGCCAGAGCCACGAAAAGGCCGAGATATTGGCGGTGTAAATAATCCGGAGGGCCCAGCCTCGGCGAAGAAGGAAACCTGGCAGGTATGTATACGTGCGCGAAGGGCAGGAGAGCGACCAAGGTCCCGTGCCTCGGTTACCTGCGGAAGTCATTCCTATCGGTGGCGAAGCGGTAGACGCCCCGAAGCCAGTCTCCCACGTTGTCTGGGATTTCGGGAGCTTCATTTGCCGAGCCCGCAGCGATCACGCCAGCCCCACTGGAAGCCATAGCAGCACCCCAACACTCCGCAAGGTCTCTCACCACGCCGCTTGTCGGCGCCAGCAGATCACGCAACTTCCGGCCTCGCATTTCCGCTGGCTACTCGCCGACAGAGGGCGCAGTGGCTTAAGCTTGGTAAGACGCCGGGAGCGAGAACTCCCGGGCTGCGAGTCCGCGTCATCTGCCGGGCAAGGAGCGCCGTCCAGCTCCAACCTCGCCTGGTCGGGTTCCACCTCCGGCTCCCTCCTGGCCTTCGGCTGGCCCACCGCCAGTCACAGGTGGTCTCTGAGTGATCACTTCGTTGGCTCAGGAGGAGGATGCTGAGGATGGGGCTGCCTAGcctgtgggggtggggtagggtctCACTCAGCAGGGGATGCGTAGTTTTAAGGAATGGGGCTCCCCAAGAGTCTCCATGAAAAGTCATAGAATGCGCGGGCTAAAAGGAAGCACTCCAAATTTGTCATTTCGCCGCCTCTCCCAGCCTTGGGCCCTGATGGTGTTCAGTCTAGGATTTTTATAGGGGGAGGAGAGTTTTGCTCTCTCACCGTACAGATTACCTCCCCAGCCACCCTTTCTCCGGGCCGCGCCACTAGCAAATGGTGCAATGCTTCCTGGAGGTGTCGCTGTCCCCAGCTCGGAGATTGCCGGGGGTCTCCCAGGGCCGGGGAAGGCGCTGGCCTAAGAAAAAGCCTTCGGGTTCCGACTCAGAGGAAGAGGAGCAGGTGGGGCAGGAAGCGTCCTCCTTGGGATCAAGGGGAGTCTCTGGGCATCCCTGCTCTTGCCCTTTGGGTGTCTCCTCCTGGTCCCCAGCTCTACACTCCTGCTCCGGGCTGGAGCCAAGCATCCCCCTGTGGGTTTCCAGACTGGAGCTGGCAGCAGTAGCGAGAAGGGCTGCCCGGGAGATGATCGCGGCATTCCGCGGGGCGCGGTGCCCATCTTCAAATCCGCCGATCTCCGCCTCCCCTGTTCCGGGCCGGGTCAGAAACGCCCATCTCAGAGCCGCGACTCTCCCTCTCCCAGATCCGGGCGGGGCGGCCGCCAGAAGCCAGTCCCAGTCGGGGCCCAGCCTCCCGCCCCGCCTCCGGGCCTTGCGCGCCGCCGCGGTGAGTCCTTTCCCGGCTCCTCGCCCCTCCCCGCCTCCGCCCAGCAGAGGGCGGCCGCGGCCCCAGCCCAGGAGCGAGTCCCGCGCCGCAGCCTCAACCGCGGCGCGGGGTGGGTTCTGGAGGCCCTCGGAGCGCTCCGGCCAGGGACGCGCGGTGAGAGCTGCGGGCCCCGAGGCTCGGGTCTGGGGGTGCGGTGGGGGGGACGGGGGCGCTGCTGGAGGGGCGGGACGGCGTGGGACCGGGACGAGGGTCCCAGCCCGGGAGAACCCCCCCTCAGCCCAGCCCAAGCCgctgcccccttcccctttgaTCTGCACCTTCTCCTCCCTTACCCGGGGACGCCCTGCCTTCCACTGTCGGGGCCGGACTCGAGCCGGCATCCGAATAGCGTCTCTCAAAGCAGCTGGGGCAGCAGGGGCCGCCGCCCAGCAGGGCAT from Delphinus delphis chromosome 10, mDelDel1.2, whole genome shotgun sequence carries:
- the TOMM6 gene encoding mitochondrial import receptor subunit TOM6 homolog; the protein is MRGRKLRDLLAPTSGVVRDLAECWGAAMASSGAGVIAAGSANEAPEIPDNVGDWLRGVYRFATDRNDFRRNLILNLGLFAAGVWLARNLSDIDLMAPQPGV